The following is a genomic window from Bubalus bubalis isolate 160015118507 breed Murrah chromosome 6, NDDB_SH_1, whole genome shotgun sequence.
ACAGTTACACTCTTAAGAACAGGTTGGCACAGCCCCCCTGCTGGTGCAGCTCTGCGGAGTGACGTCCCAGGATGAGAGAGGATGCAGTGTCTGACTACAGACCTCCTTGTGGCAGCTCCACAGAGGCAAGTCCTGGGGGAGATGCTGGGTCAACCCAAGCAAGCATGCTGCTTCTGTCCCTGGCTCCCAAGCAGGAAACTGTCTCTTGCTCTTCTGTCAGAGCCATCCTGGCTCTCCATGGGAGGGGCATCTTTGCCAAGCTCAGTGTCCATCTTGTGACCCCCAAGCCCCTTCCAGTTCGGCTCCCACGGTGCCCTTAGGAGGCCATGTCTGTCTAGCTTGTTTCTTTGGCTTAAGGGCAGGAATGGCGGAGAGAAGACTGTCTCCACTTCTTTGTCCATCCTTCTGACACGGACGTGGGAATGGCACTGTCAGGCTCTCTGACCTCCTTAGGGTTGAAACCCTAAATATCGACCCGTTTTGCGGCTGCTGGGGGGCAGCTTGAGCATGTGGTGGGAGTGGTTCCCAGGACTGGGGCCTTGGGAGGGGCCCCAGGTAGGTGAGGGAGGCCCGCCTGCCTCCTCAGCCTGGTTCCAGTCCTTACAGTAGATGGGGTGCACACCCTCACGGGATTTGCAGCAGCAGGAATGGCAGGAGCAGCACAGCCCAGGCTAGTGGGAAGAGGCGAGGGGCGGCGCTGTGCCCGATGCTATGCAGGACCTGCACCTCCGGGTCATCTGCGAGACGAGAGGGCAAAGGCCTCCCAGGTGAGTGGCCCTACTGCTGGCACTGGCCCTCAGTCCAGCGAGgttccccctgcccctgcctggcAAAGGAGTCATTTTTTATACCCAGCCTCTTCAAGCAGACCCCGTTTTATGCCCCAGGCCCAATTTGCTCCAGCCACCTACCTGCTGGAAGTCTCTTCTCTTGTGCATTGGGATGAGCCTGAGGGCTGTGAGCTGAAAGATAAGGGTGGTCATAGGTCAGGTAACTTGGTACACGCAGGAAGCAAAAGAGTGGGGGTGCTGGCTGGACTGGGCAACGGGATTTCCCAACCATCCCAGATCTCTCGACTTGGCCCAGGACAGGATGGAGAAAGAAGGCCCACAGGACCCTGACACTCACTGATTTTGCCAGCGATCATCACCTTCAGCCTCAAGCAACGGTCTTCCTGGTGGTGGATGGGCTTGGCTACAAAACAAATCCAGAGAGTTTTAAGGAAGGGAAACTTTgttggaagaaaatataagtaCAAATGCCTCTGGCCCTGCTTTCTCTTGGTCCCTACTCATTTTAATCCCTCTCTTCCCTCTGATCTTTGATTCTCACCTTCCCCACTTCCCCAGAAAGTTTTTGCCCACTTTCTGCCCCAAGTTCAATCCAAATTCCCATTCTTGGGAATAACCCTTGACTTTCGAAGTGATGATATAAAGAACATAGACACTGTCCCTTCCCCACAGTCCTTTCTCCACTCCTCCCAGCCTGAAGTTGGGGTGACCTGCACAATATGCTCCACTTCCCCAGCCACCATGTCCTTGCTCTCCCTAAGCCCCCTGATAGGGTGAGGCCTGGATCCATTCTACACAAAGTTGATCTTACAGTTCCTAAAATCTGCCCTCAGGATAAAGTTCTTAGCACTTCTTGGGTCCCCATGCCCTAACCTGTGTACTTCTCCAGGCTCCTGTCTCCCCACTCCCAAGTGTCCCTCCTGCTCCAGTCAGTCTGAACCACTTGGAGTTCCCTGAGGATGTCATGCTGTCTTTGTACATGACCTCTTGTCTGCAGCTCCTCTGCTTGCCCTAAGCTCTTGGGTCATCTTCCCCAGAAAGCCTTCTATGAGGTGCACCCCACTCCCCCAGACCGGCCGGTGTTCAAGTCATTTTCTCAGGGCCCCTGAGCTCATAGCTACCATATCGCCCTGTTCTAATGATATTAATAGATGTATGTCCCTTTCTAGATTCTGGAGGACAGAGACCCTGCAGTGTTTTATTTATCTCTGTGACTATAGTGCCAGGCAGAGTGCCCAGGACACAGTAGCTCACTCTGCATTTGTAATgggaatgaagaaaaatagaattcAGGATTGGAAGGGGCTGTCTGCTGCTTGCCTCCCCACTAAGCATGTACTGAAGCGTGTACGTCATGTCAGGTGTGTCCCCGAGTATGTGGACCTGTGTGCATGCCTCCCGGGCACTCACAGATGTAGTAGTAGCTGTGTCCCTCTTTGAAATCCTTGCTGAGGGTAAACCCTGTGAAGCGGTGGAACTTCTCAGACAGCTTCTCCGGGCCATGCTTGGCTTTGGGACTCTTGCAGAACCAGCGGGCATGGTCCTTGGGTTGGGGTTGGCACAGCTGGTACTGCTCGTGCTCCACCAGGTACAGTGTGTACTGCTCCATGGCCGCATCTGGCACAGAGTTATCCTCGTAATGAGGACAGATGATGTCCAGGTAGTCATCTATCCGCACATGTACTGTGTAGTCCTCATTCCAAAACCTGGGCATGCGCAAAGGTGGAGAGAGTGGGTGGTCACTCAGAAGCCAGGCCAGAGCCTTTGAGCTTCCGAATACTTACATGACCCCTCACATTTCACACTGGACCCTACcccaaagatttcttaaaaagtcTCAACTCTTAGTATTTACTGATCTTGATCTCTGAAATATCTTTCCACTATCTCCAAACATTCCCCCCACCATCATTGTCTGCCACTAATCCTCTAAATAGCATCCACTTGGTATCTTTCAGGTACCAAAGCACTTCCCATAACCTCCCTGATATTTACCCAAGGATGGGCTTCTAAATATTTCCTCAGCTCACTCTTCTACCTATCAATATTTCTCCAACTCTGTTCTACCACTTGTTCCTTTAAATGCTGTTAGGCTTCAATCTGAGACCCTACTGGCCCATTCAGTAATCAAAATCCACGTAACCTTTTCTCTTTCCCATGCTAGTGCTTGGCACCCAACGATCTGTTCTCACTTTTCTTACTCCTCTCATTTTCCCCTTGACCCACTGACTGTATCTCGTATTGTTCAACTTAACTTTTCTCCCAATACCCAGGACATCCGTGCCCACAGATAATGCCCAGTCCTTTTACGTTAAATTGCTTTCATCAATTCTTCCAGTCCCCTCAAATCCCCCCCTTCTCAaatcagtgctcagctctcttggTCCACTTCTCTCAAAGCACCCCAAAACCTCTCTTGTCCTTTTGTCTCCAAAAGCCATACATTCACCTCCTGTGAAATGAGCTCTAGAGAAGGCCCTCCTTCTTCCCAAGGTGGagccagctcccctcccccagcccattCCCCCCAGGCTCCACAGGCTCCAGCCTGACTGCCCAccggcccctcccccacccagctcTAGACACCTGGCTCCAGTCTGGGTGGGGTCCTGGGGGAAAAGGACTTCCCCACCTCCGGCTCCCAAGCCGGTCAGCTTCTCCGAATCCCCCCAAGCACTGCCAGCTAGAGACTCAGCAGAGTTGGCTGCCAACTTGCTTCAAACCAAAGCCAGGGGCATGGGTTGGGGGGCGGGCCAGGGCTGGGGTTAGGCCAAGAGGCCTCTGAGGTGGGCACCCACTGCCCAGTCAGCATGACCCTTAAGAGGCCTGGCCCTACAGGACATGCTAGCGCACTGGCTAGGCTTACCAAGGCCCTTCCCCCACtctggggaaaagagagagagagaaagaggagcagAGAGTGGCTTTTAAAATTCCTCTCTGGAGAGATAAACATAGAAGCCATTTCAGAACAGGTATTTCAGCTCTGGGCCTGGCGTCTTTCCTCCATTCCCCGTGACGGGCACTGACTCATTCCTCATCTACCTCTGCCACCCGCCCCAGTATTCATGAGAACCTGTGAAAATTTCCCTCATCAAATGTGGTCAGCCCCCAGGACCCCAGGATGGCCCAGTGCCCACTTCAGGCAAAGGGAGCTTACAGGTCTGAATCGGAGGGGGTGTTCCTGTCCCTGGAGTACTAAGGAGGCCAGCACACAGTTCAGGCGGCTCTGCCCTTCTTCCCACGCTGCCCCCTGCCTGGGGCctggagatcccagggctgatgccCACCGCCCTGAGTCACCCCTGCCAGCCTCACACCCGCCCAGCTCACTGCCACCTCATCTTTGCCCTCGGGCTGGGCCTGGCTTGGCTGCTTGTGGGCTGCTCTGGGCTGGTTTCCCTTTAGTCCTGGGCAGAGTAGTGTGTGTGTCCAGATGGACAGGGCAGAAGCTGCGTTGGGTGGGTGCACCCATCACCCTCCTCCTGGGGGTACAATCTGCTTCACTTAGCACTCCTTTGACTCTTGCTCACTATCTGGGAAAGGGGGGCAGCGGCGTCAGGgaaggcggggagggggggcAAGGAAGAGGCTCCTTCCTGAAAGAGAGGAAACCTGGGAGCTTGGGAACGGAAAAGGCCAGGGTCCTCCCCCTACTCACAGcttcctgtcccctcctcctcctgcagccAACACCTGGCATGGGCATAAACAGGGACTTTGCTCTCTCCCTCTAGGACAAGACTGGGTCAAAGAAGCAAAGAACAGACCGCAAGGGGTGAGATGGGGGAGCGCTGACTACAGTCCTATCAGACCCATGGGCAAGAGGGCATTGCCCCCTTGGCTTGGCAGGTAGCTGtctgttccctccctccccaacagACCCCCCACCAGGCAGTGCTGCCCCAAGGTCAGAGGGAACTGGCACAATCTATTTCTCAAGGGGAGTGGGGGGTAggctgctggggctgggggtggcccAGCTGAGTGGAGTGTTTTCGCCTGACCCCAAGTTGCCCAGCTCTCCTCTCCTTACTCCACCCTACCCACCTCTCCTGTTTTCCcacagatattgttcccctaactTCAGAAAACTCAAGAACAAAGAATCTGATGGAAGCTTCTTCCTCCCGGTACCATTTGCCTCACAGCCCTAAATCTGCCCAGGAGAAATTAACTCCTTCCTGCCCAGAGCCCTTTGTAACCCTTTTAACCCCTTCCTGTCCTCCGGAACCATCCCAATGACCTCTGCCTCTCCCcttcttttcagttttactaCCTGAACCTCAGACACAGGTGACTCGTTCAAGCCTACCCACACACAGCCTATGCCTCACTCCTGCCACCTCAGAAGAcccttgggggggggggggcattccAGGGACACCTTAAAATCAGAATAAACACTGAATTCAGGCAAGCCCAGGTCGCTCCTGAAGGGTCTTTCCAGGATTACTGTAAGAATTGTTCTTACTCCGATGTCAAGACCTGTCAGTGTAGGTAAATGCCCAAATACACAGAGGCCTTTGTGGTGGAAGGGCTTAGAATAAGAGCCCTGAAGGTCAGAGAGAGTGCCCctgccagaggcaggaggtgtTCAGCATCGAAAGGACTGACAGTCTAAAGGATGTAGAGTAACAGACAAGTTACAGCTCAGTTTAGCTCAAGCAGACAGATCTTTTACTACACAGACACTCTTAAGACATGGGAGCAGACTGATCCTCAAGAGCCTTCCTTACCCTTCCAGTTAATCCCTCTTGGCTTCCCCCTTGGATACGTCCAGTCTCCTCCCTTTGGTTATGGCGGGTCCAAAGCAGAGCTTGTACCCACCACCAATGAATGAAAGGGAATGCAAACGGGCATACACTCCGAGGCCGATTGACAATTGTAAGTCATATAACAGCAGGctgtgttgtttttgtcttccCGTAATTTGCTCTGTTACACTTAGATGTAGAATATTCATGAGCTCTTACTGGGCTCCTAACTGCCTAAGGTTACTTGGAGAAGCCCCTGTGGTTATTTTGTATCCACTGTGTGCCTAGGGCGCATGTGCAGGCGTTGAAAGGTCTCTGGTTTTTTTGTAGCACATCAGTGAGCTCTCCTGGGTGTGTCTGGGATGGATTTTAGAGATCAGCTTGCATCCCTTTCAGCGAGGCCTCCCGTTGTTGCTCATGTCTAACTTCCCACCTAACAGAAGTAACAGCTGTagcagagggaaggaaaagaggggCAGAGACCGTACGGTGCAAGCAGATGCGGGCAGGGCCCTGCCCTGGGGTGGAACTCCCGGTTATGGGCGAGAAGAAAATCTATGGGAGCCCTCCCGCCGCTGGTCACCTCCCCAAGACTCAGGTTAGGGGCCGGGCGGGACA
Proteins encoded in this region:
- the EFNA1 gene encoding ephrin-A1 isoform X2: MEFFWASFLGLCCSLAAANRHTVFWNSSNPKFWNEDYTVHVRIDDYLDIICPHYEDNSVPDAAMEQYTLYLVEHEQYQLCQPQPKDHARWFCKSPKAKHGPEKLSEKFHRFTGFTLSKDFKEGHSYYYISKPIHHQEDRCLRLKVMIAGKITHSPQAHPNAQEKRLPADDPEVQVLHSIGHSAAPRLFPLAWAVLLLPFLLLQIP
- the EFNA1 gene encoding ephrin-A1 isoform X1, which encodes MEFFWASFLGLCCSLAAANRHTVFWNSSNPKFWNEDYTVHVRIDDYLDIICPHYEDNSVPDAAMEQYTLYLVEHEQYQLCQPQPKDHARWFCKSPKAKHGPEKLSEKFHRFTGFTLSKDFKEGHSYYYISKPIHHQEDRCLRLKVMIAGKITHSPQAHPNAQEKRLPAGRGRGNLAGLRASASSRATHLGGLCPLVSQMTRRCRSCIASGTAPPLASSH